Proteins from a genomic interval of Nocardia sp. BMG51109:
- a CDS encoding LuxR C-terminal-related transcriptional regulator, giving the protein MPPVLAFVPLRMTCAQAALERATRAANGHTVLVCAPAGCGKTVLVADWLHRRRLSDASDTTVGWVNIGALATDTTRLWPAVSAALGLSAGPRASAIPDTPVDEAAAVISALSARTGSAVLVLDDAHLSTDPLMLAGLEYFVEHAPPSLTVVVVGRFDPPLRWHALEMTARLTRITGHDLALTETHIAELLAQHDCRLTDADLATVHRLTRGWAALVRIAAIHLAAHTDDRATSIAALAQSPRAVADFLVGELLTTLSPEAREFLLTTAVPTSFSVELAEELTGTTAARTLDLLLRNNFPLEATAHDGALWYTYHPMLRTYLLAETARTRPGRTVAIHRACAHWFTAAAMLPDALDHVLAEPDHPTLTTFVRDHGPRMVFSGNGAPLLRHLDALDAAANDPFVLALRIADALERADLVQAAGLRDLVDEMPSSHSVFAASNLVRPFADAVGYEVDLATGRGITAPPPPTPTGHRDIDCYIALAAAGTHTLEPGTRHGESQLRHALALAEQAGLPRLTLDALTRLALSAGLTGSLTLMRERAVRAVVFADDHDLNHTIALVQARLMIALMAYLQGDNDCLRTVDIVPSARQLDGSTAPAPGWHADVLTHLFAFDTAPDRHTVADTLRARMDRLLDETPIPATTGGLLIQVAWAMLRIRRTEPARRMLDRAVAALGRLPETVLVEAALAQDGHRYAAAVELIAPLLADDERLHPVSAVHARLLHASACHRLDRPAAAYEALHRALALAGADRLVRPFLDVPGAMELLDQYIGRFGHLDEFADTIRHRARAHTDTRVPSLTDTELTVLRQLPSGMTTSSLATDMGVSINTVKTHLRGIYHKLGVRTRADAIAHARTLGLI; this is encoded by the coding sequence GTGCCTCCTGTCCTCGCCTTCGTCCCGCTGCGGATGACCTGCGCGCAAGCCGCGCTGGAGCGCGCCACTCGCGCGGCGAACGGGCATACCGTCCTGGTGTGCGCCCCGGCCGGCTGCGGTAAGACCGTCCTGGTGGCCGATTGGCTGCACCGTCGCCGGCTTTCCGATGCCTCCGACACCACTGTCGGCTGGGTGAACATCGGTGCCCTCGCCACCGATACGACCCGGCTGTGGCCCGCGGTCAGCGCCGCACTGGGCCTGTCGGCCGGCCCCCGGGCGAGCGCGATTCCGGACACACCGGTCGACGAGGCGGCAGCGGTGATCTCCGCCCTCTCGGCCCGCACCGGCTCCGCCGTGCTAGTACTCGACGACGCCCATCTGAGCACCGACCCGCTCATGCTGGCGGGTCTCGAATACTTCGTCGAACACGCGCCACCGTCACTCACCGTCGTCGTCGTCGGCCGCTTCGATCCGCCGCTGCGCTGGCACGCCCTGGAGATGACCGCCCGCCTGACCCGCATCACCGGCCACGACCTGGCGCTGACCGAGACGCACATCGCCGAGCTGCTGGCCCAGCACGACTGCCGACTCACCGATGCCGACCTGGCCACCGTCCATCGGCTCACCCGCGGCTGGGCCGCCTTGGTCCGGATCGCCGCCATCCACTTGGCCGCGCACACCGACGATCGCGCGACCTCCATCGCGGCGCTCGCGCAGAGCCCGCGCGCGGTGGCCGACTTCCTCGTCGGCGAACTGCTGACCACGCTGTCACCCGAGGCACGCGAGTTCCTGCTCACCACCGCGGTGCCGACCTCGTTCAGCGTCGAGCTGGCCGAGGAGCTCACCGGGACGACCGCGGCGCGGACCCTGGACCTGTTGCTGCGCAACAATTTTCCCCTCGAGGCCACGGCACACGACGGCGCGCTCTGGTACACCTACCACCCGATGCTGCGCACCTACCTGCTCGCCGAGACGGCGCGCACCCGGCCCGGCCGCACCGTCGCCATCCATCGCGCCTGCGCGCACTGGTTCACCGCCGCGGCGATGCTGCCGGACGCCCTGGATCACGTACTCGCCGAACCCGATCACCCGACCCTGACCACGTTCGTCCGCGACCACGGCCCGCGCATGGTCTTCTCCGGCAACGGCGCACCCCTGCTGCGCCACCTCGACGCGCTCGACGCCGCGGCGAACGATCCGTTCGTCCTCGCGCTCCGCATCGCGGACGCCCTCGAACGCGCCGACCTCGTACAGGCGGCCGGCCTGCGGGACCTCGTCGACGAGATGCCGTCCTCGCACTCGGTATTCGCGGCATCGAATCTGGTGCGGCCCTTCGCCGATGCCGTCGGATACGAGGTCGACCTCGCGACCGGCCGCGGCATCACCGCACCGCCTCCGCCCACCCCGACCGGACACCGGGACATCGACTGCTACATCGCGCTGGCGGCCGCCGGCACGCACACGCTCGAGCCGGGCACGCGGCACGGCGAATCCCAGTTGCGGCACGCGCTGGCGCTGGCGGAACAGGCCGGGCTGCCCCGGCTGACCCTGGACGCCCTCACCCGGCTCGCCCTCTCCGCCGGACTGACCGGCTCGCTCACCCTGATGCGCGAACGCGCCGTTCGCGCCGTCGTCTTCGCCGACGACCACGACCTGAACCACACCATCGCCCTCGTCCAGGCCCGGCTCATGATCGCGCTGATGGCCTACCTCCAGGGCGACAACGACTGCCTGCGCACCGTCGACATCGTGCCCAGCGCAAGACAATTGGACGGCTCCACCGCCCCCGCCCCCGGGTGGCACGCCGACGTCCTCACCCACCTGTTCGCCTTCGACACCGCCCCGGACCGGCACACCGTCGCCGACACGCTGCGCGCCCGGATGGACCGCCTGCTCGACGAGACCCCGATCCCGGCGACGACCGGCGGCCTGCTGATCCAGGTCGCCTGGGCGATGCTGCGGATCCGCCGGACCGAGCCCGCGCGCAGGATGCTCGACCGGGCGGTGGCCGCGCTCGGACGGCTACCGGAGACGGTCCTCGTCGAGGCGGCCCTCGCACAGGACGGTCACCGCTACGCCGCCGCCGTGGAGCTGATCGCGCCGCTGCTGGCGGACGACGAACGGTTGCATCCGGTGTCGGCGGTCCATGCCCGGCTGCTGCACGCGTCGGCCTGCCACCGGCTCGATCGACCGGCGGCCGCCTACGAGGCGCTGCACCGCGCGCTGGCGCTGGCCGGCGCCGACCGGCTGGTCCGCCCGTTCCTCGATGTGCCCGGCGCGATGGAACTGCTCGACCAGTACATCGGCAGATTCGGCCATCTCGACGAGTTCGCCGACACCATCAGGCACCGCGCCCGCGCTCACACGGATACGCGCGTTCCCTCGCTGACCGACACCGAGCTGACGGTGCTGCGACAGCTTCCCTCCGGCATGACCACCAGCAGCCTGGCCACGGATATGGGCGTCTCGATCAACACCGTCAAGACCCATCTCCGCGGGATCTATCACAAGCTGGGCGTGCGCACCCGCGCCGACGCCATCGCGCACGCCCGCACCCTCGGCCTGATCTGA
- a CDS encoding AI-2E family transporter encodes MAETPAPIVRTGAWAIPRGLIVLLAVAAAVVAIGGVKAFSDILGPMLLALMLTVAVQPLQRRVQNRGLPPWLGMIVALLAVWSILIVLVGVLVVSAAQLATELPHYTDRVDDLLTGVRGALSDAGVNTEQIHAMLSGLDVNKFVGVLETVLRNLIGVFSNLFFVVALLLFMAIDGMTMSRRMAAVEQARPEIAYALNAFAIGTRKYLVVSTVFGLIVAVFDGLALWWMGVPLPLLWAVLSFITNYIPNIGFLIGLVPPALLALLDSGPVLMIWVIVVYCVINFLIQSVIQPKYVGDSVGLSVTVTFLSLVFWSWVLGPLGALLAVPLTLLMKALLLDIDPTTRWADALISDTGAKPAQRPEGMGAERSKGVGVESAERPGDTAPRG; translated from the coding sequence ATGGCCGAGACGCCTGCGCCGATCGTCCGGACCGGTGCGTGGGCTATTCCGCGGGGGTTGATCGTCCTGCTGGCCGTGGCCGCCGCGGTGGTGGCCATCGGCGGTGTCAAGGCGTTCTCCGACATCCTCGGGCCGATGTTGCTCGCCCTCATGCTGACCGTGGCGGTGCAACCGCTGCAACGCCGGGTGCAGAACCGGGGCCTGCCGCCGTGGCTGGGAATGATCGTGGCGCTGCTGGCCGTCTGGTCGATCCTGATCGTGTTGGTCGGGGTGCTGGTGGTGTCGGCCGCGCAGCTGGCGACGGAACTACCCCATTACACCGACCGGGTCGATGATCTACTGACCGGAGTCCGCGGCGCATTGTCCGACGCCGGGGTTAATACCGAGCAAATACACGCGATGCTCAGTGGACTCGATGTGAACAAGTTCGTCGGCGTGCTGGAAACGGTGCTGCGCAACCTGATCGGCGTGTTCTCGAACCTGTTCTTCGTGGTGGCCCTGCTGTTGTTCATGGCGATCGACGGCATGACGATGAGCCGGAGGATGGCGGCCGTCGAGCAGGCCCGCCCCGAAATCGCGTACGCGCTGAACGCCTTCGCGATCGGCACCCGGAAGTATCTCGTGGTCTCGACGGTGTTCGGGCTGATCGTCGCGGTCTTCGACGGGCTCGCGCTGTGGTGGATGGGCGTGCCGCTGCCGCTGCTGTGGGCGGTGCTGTCGTTCATCACCAACTACATCCCGAACATCGGCTTCCTGATCGGTCTCGTGCCTCCGGCGCTGCTCGCACTGCTGGACAGCGGGCCGGTCCTGATGATCTGGGTGATCGTGGTCTACTGCGTGATCAACTTCCTCATCCAGTCGGTGATCCAGCCGAAGTACGTGGGCGATTCGGTGGGCCTCAGCGTCACCGTCACATTCCTGTCGCTGGTGTTCTGGTCATGGGTGCTCGGCCCGCTCGGCGCGTTACTCGCCGTCCCGCTGACCCTGCTCATGAAAGCCCTACTGCTGGACATCGATCCGACCACGCGCTGGGCGGACGCCCTCATCTCCGACACCGGAGCGAAGCCTGCACAGCGACCGGAAGGCATGGGTGCGGAGCGATCGAAAGGCGTGGGTGTGGAGTCTGCGGAGCGACCGGGAGACACCGCACCGCGCGGTTAG
- a CDS encoding SHOCT domain-containing protein: MVFRAGRIGRPGLLGAVARTAVVAGTARATANAVDRHSQQRNAEQQAYTQQQAYAQQPAQYAPPPAAPDQPGDDLVDKLQRLGELHASGALSDQEFAAAKAQLLR, from the coding sequence ATGGTATTTCGCGCAGGACGCATCGGCCGCCCGGGCCTGCTCGGGGCGGTCGCGCGCACCGCGGTCGTGGCCGGAACCGCCCGGGCCACTGCCAATGCCGTCGATCGCCACAGCCAGCAGCGCAACGCCGAACAGCAGGCATACACCCAGCAGCAGGCGTACGCCCAGCAGCCGGCCCAATACGCGCCGCCGCCCGCGGCACCCGATCAGCCCGGTGACGACCTGGTCGACAAGTTGCAGCGGCTCGGCGAGCTGCACGCGTCGGGCGCGCTGTCCGACCAGGAGTTCGCGGCCGCGAAGGCGCAACTGCTGCGGTGA
- a CDS encoding TetR/AcrR family transcriptional regulator, with amino-acid sequence MSTQTGGRRERLRKATLKEIHEAVRTLLVEQGSTAVTINAVARQVGMSGPALYHYYSGLDALVGAVTADFFDELATTMEQVRDVSAHAPVGERILAVCRAMRTWAITHPAEFGWIFAAPITPLNRQPDSERHRAGQRFERVLLDLTIELWQTRPFPVPAPAELPSSLREQLKTYSDSIDNRLPPEAAHVFLSSWIRLYGLLCMEVLHQLDFAYSDLEPVYEECLRDLTGILGLTPTDHATT; translated from the coding sequence ATGTCGACGCAGACCGGCGGAAGGCGCGAGCGGCTACGCAAGGCCACCTTGAAAGAGATCCACGAAGCAGTACGCACACTGCTGGTCGAACAGGGGTCGACCGCGGTGACCATCAACGCGGTAGCCCGGCAGGTAGGGATGAGCGGGCCGGCCCTCTATCACTACTATTCCGGCCTCGACGCACTGGTCGGCGCGGTGACTGCGGACTTCTTCGACGAACTGGCCACCACGATGGAACAGGTCCGCGATGTGTCCGCCCACGCGCCGGTCGGCGAACGCATACTGGCGGTCTGCCGCGCCATGCGCACCTGGGCGATCACCCACCCGGCCGAGTTCGGCTGGATCTTCGCCGCCCCGATCACACCGCTGAACCGGCAACCGGATTCCGAACGCCACCGCGCCGGGCAGCGGTTCGAACGAGTGCTGCTGGACCTGACCATCGAGCTCTGGCAGACGCGCCCGTTCCCGGTACCCGCCCCGGCCGAACTGCCCTCGTCGCTACGCGAGCAGCTGAAAACCTACTCGGACTCGATCGACAACCGGTTGCCGCCGGAGGCCGCGCATGTCTTCCTGTCCTCCTGGATCCGGCTGTACGGCCTGTTGTGCATGGAGGTCCTGCACCAGCTCGACTTCGCCTACTCCGACCTCGAACCGGTCTACGAAGAATGCCTGCGCGACCTCACCGGCATCCTCGGCCTGACACCCACCGACCACGCGACCACATGA
- a CDS encoding SulP family inorganic anion transporter: MTTKWPVFESLHGYRRPWLRADVLAGLTVWAVLVPEALAYASIAGVPPVVGLYAAVPALVLYALAGSSRHLVVGPMSATAALSAAIVTPLAGADGGHYIALSTALAVATGLMGLVAGAVRLGFVASFISEPVLKGFIVGLALTIIVGQVPKLLGIDKHDGNFFEQAWGVLTDLGETHWRTLLVGLLSLIVVMGFKRWLPLVPGSLLAVVLGIGAVAVFDLDDKGVDIVGHIDSGLPSLGLPGGVDFHDYLDLLGPAVGVLLIGFAEGLGAAKTYAAKAGYEVDPNRELLGVGAANLGSGLAAGMVVNGSLSKTAVNGSAGAKSQLSGLVVAALTVLTLLFLTGLFEDLPDATLAGVVIAAVIELVDIAALRRLYRVWTVRLAGIYGKAARADFTAAVAAMVGVLLFDTLPGLLIGTGVSILLLVYRSSRPHVAPVVKQGTLWLDADRHPHLRQRPDLLVVRVESGLYFANADHVRHRIEQLCTDRTELVVLDAETSPTIDVTAAAMLGDLRDGLARRGIDFRVARFVGQFGDALDIAKTGAPIGVYPTVGAAVADLTEVPPGEDTDHRR; encoded by the coding sequence ATGACGACCAAATGGCCGGTGTTCGAGTCGTTGCACGGGTACCGGCGGCCATGGCTGCGCGCCGATGTGCTTGCCGGACTTACCGTCTGGGCGGTGCTGGTGCCGGAGGCGCTGGCCTATGCGTCGATCGCCGGGGTGCCGCCGGTCGTCGGGCTGTATGCGGCCGTTCCCGCGCTGGTTCTCTACGCCCTGGCGGGCAGCTCGCGGCATCTGGTGGTGGGGCCGATGTCGGCGACGGCGGCGTTGTCGGCCGCCATCGTGACGCCGCTCGCCGGTGCCGACGGCGGCCACTACATCGCGCTGTCGACCGCCCTGGCGGTGGCGACCGGTCTGATGGGGCTGGTGGCCGGGGCTGTTCGGCTCGGGTTCGTGGCGTCGTTCATCTCCGAGCCGGTGCTGAAGGGATTCATCGTCGGGCTGGCCCTCACCATCATCGTCGGCCAGGTGCCGAAGCTGCTCGGCATCGACAAGCACGACGGCAACTTCTTCGAACAGGCGTGGGGAGTGCTCACCGATCTCGGTGAAACCCACTGGCGCACACTGCTTGTCGGCCTGCTGAGCCTGATCGTGGTGATGGGCTTCAAACGCTGGCTGCCGCTGGTGCCGGGCTCGCTGCTGGCGGTCGTGCTGGGCATCGGCGCGGTCGCGGTGTTCGACCTGGACGACAAGGGCGTCGACATCGTCGGCCACATCGACTCCGGCCTGCCGTCGCTGGGGCTGCCCGGCGGCGTCGACTTCCACGACTATCTCGACCTGCTCGGCCCCGCCGTCGGGGTGCTGCTGATCGGATTCGCCGAGGGGCTGGGAGCGGCGAAAACCTATGCGGCCAAGGCGGGTTACGAGGTGGACCCCAACCGCGAACTGCTCGGGGTCGGCGCGGCCAACCTGGGGTCCGGGCTGGCGGCGGGGATGGTGGTGAACGGCAGCCTGTCCAAGACCGCCGTGAACGGTTCGGCCGGCGCGAAGAGCCAGCTGAGCGGTCTCGTGGTGGCCGCGTTGACCGTGCTCACGCTGCTGTTTCTGACCGGACTGTTCGAAGATCTGCCCGACGCCACCCTCGCCGGTGTGGTCATCGCCGCCGTGATCGAACTGGTCGATATCGCGGCGCTGCGGCGGCTGTACCGGGTGTGGACCGTGCGGCTGGCCGGAATCTACGGCAAGGCGGCCCGCGCGGACTTCACCGCCGCGGTGGCAGCCATGGTGGGCGTGCTGCTGTTCGACACCCTGCCCGGCCTGCTGATCGGCACCGGAGTCTCGATCCTGCTGCTGGTCTATCGCAGTTCCCGGCCGCACGTCGCCCCGGTCGTGAAACAGGGCACGCTGTGGCTGGACGCGGACCGCCACCCGCACCTGCGGCAGCGCCCGGACCTGCTGGTGGTGCGCGTCGAGTCCGGGCTGTACTTCGCCAACGCCGACCACGTCCGTCATCGCATCGAGCAGTTGTGCACCGACCGCACCGAACTCGTCGTCCTCGACGCCGAGACCTCGCCGACCATCGACGTCACCGCGGCCGCCATGCTCGGCGACCTGCGCGACGGTCTCGCCCGGCGCGGCATCGACTTCCGCGTCGCGCGGTTCGTCGGCCAGTTCGGCGACGCCCTGGACATCGCGAAAACCGGCGCACCGATCGGTGTGTACCCGACGGTCGGGGCCGCCGTCGCCGACCTGACCGAGGTGCCGCCGGGGGAGGACACCGATCACCGTCGGTAA
- a CDS encoding FAD-dependent monooxygenase has translation MKALVVGGGIGGLAAAVAFHQRGWQVEVLERAPEITEIGAGLSIQPNGLRALDALGLGDLLRTGGPAAPLRGIRNVNGAWLIRNDVEELERRFGPWAIVHRAALVDILRATLPAHALRPGTVVREVLPDGTVHHDGGTATADLVIGADGVHSVTRRSIWPHAAGPRYVGYTTWRLLTTPHTGEGSVEGSVEIWGRGERFGYIPMPDGRVYCYLMGNAPAGSRTGLDRLRERYARWHDPIPALLDAARPEAVLQHDTYELPNLRTYIRGRAAILGDAAHAMAPNLGQGACQALEDAVTLAAAVDTLGIDAGLREYDRLRRPRTQMIAQLSRRVAAPAHWGSPLATALRDTALPLLPNALFGRSITPAYTWTL, from the coding sequence ATGAAGGCGCTCGTGGTGGGCGGCGGTATCGGCGGGCTGGCGGCCGCGGTGGCGTTCCACCAGCGTGGCTGGCAGGTCGAGGTGCTCGAACGCGCGCCGGAGATCACCGAAATCGGTGCGGGGCTGTCGATCCAACCCAACGGGCTGCGCGCCCTGGACGCGCTCGGCCTCGGCGACCTCCTGCGCACCGGCGGGCCGGCCGCCCCGCTGCGGGGCATCCGAAACGTGAACGGCGCCTGGTTGATTCGCAACGACGTCGAAGAACTCGAACGGCGCTTCGGGCCGTGGGCGATCGTGCACCGGGCCGCACTGGTGGACATCCTGCGTGCAACCCTCCCCGCGCATGCCCTGCGACCCGGAACCGTTGTGCGAGAAGTGCTCCCCGACGGCACCGTCCACCACGACGGCGGCACCGCCACAGCGGATCTCGTGATCGGCGCCGACGGCGTACACAGCGTGACCCGGCGCTCGATCTGGCCGCACGCCGCCGGCCCACGCTACGTGGGATACACCACCTGGCGCCTGCTCACCACGCCCCACACCGGCGAGGGAAGCGTCGAGGGCAGCGTCGAAATATGGGGCAGGGGCGAACGATTCGGCTACATCCCGATGCCCGACGGCCGTGTCTACTGCTATCTGATGGGTAACGCCCCGGCCGGATCCCGTACGGGACTGGATCGACTTCGCGAGCGGTACGCGCGCTGGCACGACCCGATCCCCGCCCTACTCGATGCCGCGCGCCCGGAGGCCGTCCTGCAGCACGACACCTACGAGCTACCGAATCTGCGCACCTACATCCGCGGGAGAGCCGCGATTCTCGGCGACGCCGCGCACGCCATGGCCCCCAACCTCGGGCAGGGCGCCTGCCAGGCACTCGAGGACGCCGTCACGCTCGCCGCCGCCGTGGACACCCTCGGCATCGACGCGGGACTGCGAGAATACGACCGCCTCCGCAGGCCCCGCACCCAGATGATCGCCCAGCTCTCGCGCCGGGTCGCCGCGCCCGCCCATTGGGGCTCACCCCTGGCAACGGCGCTACGCGACACAGCACTACCCCTCCTGCCCAACGCACTCTTCGGCCGTTCCATAACGCCCGCCTACACCTGGACGCTCTGA
- a CDS encoding DUF6325 family protein: MADNSDRVMTDSGNRVITDNGLGPVELAVLTFPGRRAAPPVVDALREVVDHGDATIIDLIYLAKDEAGRVEQVEVDEPLQDLGLDGLPVEPRGLVSDADLDIVRASMDPGTSAVVVVYEQTWARRLATTIAEAGGELALHVRIPRDAVDAALAVS, translated from the coding sequence ATGGCTGACAACAGCGATCGGGTCATGACTGACAGCGGCAATCGGGTCATCACCGATAACGGTTTGGGCCCAGTGGAACTGGCAGTACTCACCTTCCCCGGCAGGCGAGCCGCACCGCCGGTGGTCGATGCGCTGCGGGAGGTGGTGGACCACGGCGACGCGACGATCATCGACCTGATCTATCTCGCGAAGGACGAGGCCGGTCGCGTCGAGCAGGTCGAGGTGGACGAGCCGCTGCAGGACCTCGGGCTCGACGGCCTGCCCGTGGAACCGCGCGGTCTGGTCAGCGACGCCGACCTCGACATCGTCCGGGCCTCGATGGACCCGGGCACCTCGGCCGTCGTCGTCGTGTACGAGCAGACCTGGGCGCGCCGGCTCGCCACCACCATCGCCGAGGCGGGCGGCGAGCTCGCCCTGCACGTCCGGATCCCCCGCGACGCCGTCGACGCGGCGCTCGCGGTCTCGTGA
- a CDS encoding DUF389 domain-containing protein: MQQLIPGSQRRSLAELTDRLDLSAGDASAKRSAFWIMLVLSAVIAISGVIGDSTATVIGAMIVAPLSVPILGVALGIATAQGRLVGRSVLLVLAGVAVVVALGFLFAQLLPNPVNVLSNSQVLGRTSPKLMDLTAALATGLVAAIAITRRDVGDVLPGVAIAISLVPPLGVVGVCLGSGAPALALGALVLFASNVLAMIITTTAVLVIAGYGHEAGAATARRGRAYAVLVAALVLVAIPMVVNSLTTLWAGQIADAAEDWLRDSPGAEVTDVTLHSDTATISVLGPEELPPVEDLHRAVDDLVPWNPGVVVVHTVGNRVSDR, translated from the coding sequence GTGCAGCAGCTGATTCCCGGTAGTCAGCGCCGGTCGCTGGCCGAGCTGACCGACCGGCTCGATCTGTCGGCGGGTGATGCTTCGGCGAAGCGGTCGGCGTTCTGGATCATGCTCGTGTTGTCGGCGGTGATCGCGATCTCCGGAGTGATCGGTGACTCCACCGCGACGGTGATCGGGGCGATGATCGTTGCGCCGCTGTCGGTTCCGATTCTCGGTGTCGCGCTCGGGATCGCGACCGCGCAGGGGCGGCTGGTCGGGCGCAGCGTGCTGCTGGTGCTGGCCGGTGTCGCCGTGGTTGTCGCGCTGGGGTTCCTGTTCGCGCAGCTGCTGCCGAATCCCGTGAACGTGCTGTCGAATTCGCAGGTGCTGGGGCGGACGTCGCCGAAGCTCATGGATCTCACCGCGGCGCTCGCCACCGGGTTGGTCGCCGCCATCGCGATCACCCGCCGCGATGTCGGCGACGTGCTGCCCGGGGTCGCCATCGCGATCTCGCTGGTGCCGCCGCTGGGGGTGGTGGGCGTGTGCCTGGGGTCGGGTGCGCCGGCGCTGGCGCTGGGCGCGCTCGTGTTGTTCGCGTCAAATGTGCTCGCCATGATCATCACCACCACCGCGGTGCTGGTGATCGCCGGATACGGCCACGAGGCGGGGGCGGCCACCGCGCGGCGCGGGCGGGCGTACGCCGTGCTGGTCGCGGCTCTGGTGCTGGTGGCGATCCCGATGGTGGTGAACTCGCTGACGACGTTGTGGGCGGGGCAGATCGCGGACGCGGCCGAGGATTGGCTGCGCGACTCGCCGGGAGCCGAGGTCACCGACGTGACACTGCACAGCGACACCGCCACGATCTCAGTGCTGGGCCCGGAGGAGCTGCCGCCGGTCGAGGATCTGCACCGCGCGGTCGACGACCTGGTGCCCTGGAACCCCGGGGTGGTCGTCGTGCACACCGTGGGCAACCGCGTTTCCGACCGGTGA
- a CDS encoding GAP family protein has protein sequence MGTVIGDLLPLAVGVAISPIPIVAIILVILSDRAASSGTGFAVGWVAGIALGTTIVVLLAGGFTGTGDQEPSPAVAWTKIVLGVLLVVLAASQWRGRSDDTTPRWMQAIDELTPVKALGLGAVLAVVNPKNLLLCVSAGVAIGTSGLGAGGKTGAVVIFTVLAAATVLAVVLGYLLAADRLRGTLGRARNWLQANNHAVLAIVLLVMGTVVLGKGIGGL, from the coding sequence ATGGGCACAGTTATCGGTGATCTGCTCCCGCTGGCGGTGGGTGTGGCGATCTCGCCGATCCCCATCGTGGCCATCATCCTCGTGATCCTCTCGGACCGCGCCGCCTCGTCCGGTACCGGATTCGCCGTGGGATGGGTGGCCGGGATCGCCCTGGGCACAACGATTGTCGTCCTGCTGGCCGGTGGGTTCACCGGAACCGGGGATCAGGAACCGTCCCCCGCCGTCGCCTGGACCAAGATCGTGCTGGGGGTGCTGCTGGTGGTGCTGGCCGCCTCCCAGTGGCGCGGCCGGTCGGACGACACGACACCGCGCTGGATGCAGGCCATCGACGAACTCACCCCGGTCAAGGCGCTGGGTCTGGGTGCGGTGCTGGCGGTGGTGAACCCGAAGAACCTGCTGTTGTGCGTGTCGGCCGGGGTGGCGATCGGAACCAGCGGGCTCGGGGCCGGCGGGAAGACCGGCGCGGTCGTGATCTTCACCGTGCTCGCCGCGGCGACCGTGCTGGCCGTCGTGCTCGGCTATCTGCTGGCGGCGGACCGGCTGCGCGGCACCCTCGGCCGCGCGCGGAACTGGTTGCAGGCCAACAACCATGCGGTGCTCGCGATCGTGCTGCTGGTGATGGGAACCGTCGTGCTCGGCAAGGGCATCGGCGGGCTGTGA